A region of Granulicella aggregans DNA encodes the following proteins:
- a CDS encoding winged helix-turn-helix transcriptional regulator has product METGSRVLAARQRRRRGNVYDASCPSRIVLDHVTSRWGTLILLVLLDGTHRFSELARTIGGVSEKMLAQTLQTLEADGLLSRTVYPTIPPKVEYSLTPFGTQAALHVRTLTNWVEENVSAVLKHQSKQVG; this is encoded by the coding sequence ATGGAAACCGGATCGAGAGTCCTCGCCGCCCGCCAGCGTCGCCGCAGGGGCAATGTATACGATGCAAGCTGCCCCTCCCGCATCGTCCTCGACCACGTCACCTCCCGCTGGGGAACCCTCATCCTCCTCGTTCTGCTAGACGGCACCCACCGCTTTTCGGAACTCGCCCGCACCATCGGCGGCGTCAGCGAAAAGATGCTAGCCCAGACCCTCCAGACCCTCGAAGCCGACGGCCTCCTCTCTCGCACCGTCTACCCCACCATTCCCCCGAAGGTCGAGTACTCGCTCACCCCCTTCGGCACACAAGCCGCCCTCCATGTCCGCACACTCACCAACTGGGTCGAAGAAAACGTCTCAGCCGTCCTCAAGCACCAATCCAAACAAGTCGGCTAA
- a CDS encoding MerC domain-containing protein: MRSDFTPSLAGSRQWADRFGVWTSALCVVHCLLTPVLISFSAVFAHFLSAEERAHRSLALLVALFGVTALFIGFRKHRRRSVLLMMSLGLSCIGGAAWFGNSLPSHAVEVAITFCGSGLMIAAHRLNHTFCKSCECASKL; encoded by the coding sequence ATGCGTTCAGACTTCACCCCTTCACTCGCAGGCTCCCGCCAATGGGCAGACAGATTCGGCGTATGGACATCTGCGCTCTGCGTCGTCCATTGCCTTCTCACGCCTGTTCTGATCTCCTTCTCGGCAGTCTTCGCGCACTTCCTTTCAGCTGAAGAGAGAGCGCACCGCAGCCTCGCCCTTCTGGTCGCTCTCTTCGGAGTTACCGCCTTGTTCATCGGCTTCCGCAAGCACCGCCGGCGGTCCGTGCTCCTCATGATGTCGCTCGGACTCTCCTGCATCGGCGGAGCCGCCTGGTTTGGTAACAGTCTCCCCTCCCACGCCGTCGAAGTAGCTATCACCTTCTGCGGCAGCGGCCTCATGATCGCCGCCCATCGCCTCAATCACACCTTCTGCAAATCCTGCGAGTGTGCCTCGAAGCTCTGA
- a CDS encoding pilus assembly protein TadG-related protein: MRLLKEEDGQALVLVAAFMGLVAIGFFAFALDVGNLFRQKRMAQSAADAAAYAAAEEMAYNVSSNEQAAANAMAKLNGFDTTLAKNPATVTLTNAPQSGDFTGSAYVQATVSKPVSTVFLGAFSSKFANMTVSATAIAGGNKTSQTCVCLEGTNGETLNMSNGASLNASGCGVVDDSNSSDAVGVVGGSVLSGLTLGLVSSSWTSGSNVNNGGSISSSMTIVQPISSQCNPTMPTAPTYSPASCLSDPGGSSSSFTAGPSSASGVICYKSLTIGANGSLPTLNPGTYVITTGSLHFLSGSGSQSNLGGNGVFFYLTGTANLVIDNGANINLVAGGNAENGGGTAPTVGNYNGIVIDQDATDTAAMSIQGGASAYMNGAIYAPSAAVSLGNGSSSTFKGGLVASSLTMNGGGSLTASATTNEGSLSYGASPKLVQ, encoded by the coding sequence TTGAGGCTCCTCAAGGAAGAGGATGGTCAGGCGCTGGTGCTGGTCGCCGCTTTTATGGGCCTAGTCGCCATTGGCTTCTTTGCATTCGCCCTCGACGTGGGAAATCTCTTCCGTCAAAAGCGCATGGCACAATCTGCCGCCGACGCAGCCGCCTACGCCGCTGCCGAAGAGATGGCCTACAACGTCTCCTCCAATGAACAAGCCGCAGCCAATGCGATGGCGAAGCTCAATGGCTTCGACACCACACTTGCGAAGAATCCCGCCACGGTCACGCTCACAAACGCTCCCCAGAGCGGAGACTTCACCGGCTCCGCCTACGTTCAGGCCACCGTCTCAAAGCCCGTCTCAACCGTCTTCCTCGGAGCCTTCTCCAGCAAATTCGCCAACATGACCGTCTCCGCGACCGCGATCGCCGGCGGCAATAAGACCAGCCAGACCTGCGTCTGCCTCGAAGGCACCAACGGCGAGACTCTCAACATGAGCAACGGCGCAAGCCTCAATGCCTCCGGATGCGGCGTCGTCGATGACTCCAACTCCTCAGACGCCGTCGGCGTGGTCGGCGGTTCCGTCCTCAGCGGTCTCACCCTCGGTCTCGTCTCGTCAAGCTGGACGAGCGGCTCCAATGTCAATAACGGCGGAAGCATCTCCTCCTCGATGACCATCGTTCAGCCCATCTCCAGCCAGTGCAATCCCACCATGCCCACGGCACCCACCTATTCCCCTGCAAGCTGTCTCTCCGATCCCGGCGGCAGCAGCTCCTCCTTCACAGCCGGTCCCTCCAGCGCCAGTGGAGTCATCTGCTATAAGTCCCTCACGATCGGCGCCAACGGGTCTCTCCCGACCCTCAACCCTGGAACCTACGTCATCACCACCGGCAGCCTGCACTTCCTCAGCGGCTCCGGAAGCCAGTCCAACCTCGGCGGCAACGGCGTCTTCTTCTATCTCACCGGTACCGCCAATCTGGTCATCGATAACGGCGCGAACATCAACCTCGTAGCCGGAGGCAACGCCGAAAACGGCGGCGGCACCGCTCCCACCGTCGGCAACTACAACGGAATCGTCATCGATCAGGACGCCACCGACACCGCCGCCATGTCCATTCAAGGAGGTGCCTCAGCCTACATGAATGGAGCGATCTACGCGCCTTCCGCAGCGGTCTCCCTCGGGAACGGCAGCAGTTCCACCTTTAAGGGCGGCCTCGTCGCAAGTTCGCTCACGATGAACGGTGGCGGATCGCTGACCGCCAGTGCGACCACGAACGAAGGTAGTTTGAGCTACGGTGCCTCTCCGAAGCTTGTGCAATGA
- a CDS encoding SDR family oxidoreductase, which translates to MIVVTGATGKLGSLVVKALLERVPASEIVAGARSVEKAADLKALGVEVREADYARPETLAAAFAGAEKVLLISSNVLGEERVAQHKAAINAAVKAGVKLIAYTSVLGADTSKLIVAKDHLATEKAIAASGLKYVFLRNGWYLENYTENLGPALAHGAILGSAKDGRFSAAARADYAAAAAVVLTEVAHANKVYELAGDSSFSLSELAAEVSEASSKTVVYKDLPEEAYAGALIGFGLPAPIAEMLAQADICAAEGELESESRELSGLLGRPTTSLADAVAAAVK; encoded by the coding sequence ATGATCGTAGTGACGGGAGCAACGGGGAAACTGGGAAGTCTCGTGGTAAAGGCGCTGCTGGAGAGGGTTCCGGCAAGTGAGATTGTGGCGGGTGCGCGGAGCGTGGAGAAGGCTGCCGATTTGAAGGCTCTGGGCGTGGAGGTTCGCGAAGCGGACTATGCCCGGCCTGAGACACTGGCCGCGGCGTTTGCCGGAGCGGAGAAGGTGTTGTTGATCAGCAGCAATGTGTTGGGCGAGGAGCGGGTGGCGCAGCATAAGGCGGCTATCAACGCGGCGGTGAAGGCTGGCGTGAAGTTGATCGCGTACACGAGCGTGCTGGGTGCGGACACGTCCAAGCTGATTGTGGCGAAGGACCACCTCGCGACGGAGAAAGCGATCGCTGCGTCGGGGCTGAAGTATGTGTTTCTGCGGAACGGATGGTATCTGGAGAACTACACGGAGAACCTGGGGCCGGCGCTGGCGCATGGGGCGATTCTCGGCTCGGCGAAGGATGGACGGTTCTCGGCGGCGGCCCGGGCGGACTATGCGGCCGCTGCGGCAGTGGTGTTGACCGAGGTCGCGCATGCGAACAAGGTCTATGAGTTGGCCGGGGATTCTTCGTTCAGCCTGAGCGAACTGGCGGCGGAGGTGTCGGAGGCGTCAAGCAAAACGGTGGTGTACAAGGACCTGCCGGAAGAGGCGTATGCCGGAGCGTTGATCGGGTTCGGGCTGCCTGCGCCGATCGCTGAGATGCTGGCACAGGCGGATATTTGTGCGGCAGAAGGAGAGTTGGAGAGTGAGTCGCGGGAGTTAAGTGGGCTGCTGGGAAGACCGACGACTTCGTTGGCCGATGCGGTGGCTGCGGCGGTGAAGTAA
- a CDS encoding TadE/TadG family type IV pilus assembly protein has product MNVLGYLQRVLSPGQHSEDGSALIEFALTLPTLCGLLFCFLELCLLFYSYDMISESAREGTRYAIVRGASCQTSAGVSCETTAAKVNTYVSNLGWPNLAGGAMVVDTTYPNGTDAVGNPVQTKVTYTFRITMHFVPTNNISLSSTSVMYILQ; this is encoded by the coding sequence ATGAACGTCCTCGGGTATCTGCAAAGAGTCCTTTCCCCCGGCCAACACTCGGAAGACGGCAGCGCTCTCATCGAGTTCGCGCTCACCCTGCCAACCCTCTGCGGCCTGCTCTTCTGCTTCCTCGAGCTCTGCCTGCTCTTCTACTCCTACGACATGATCTCGGAGTCCGCTCGCGAAGGCACCCGCTACGCCATCGTTCGTGGAGCTTCCTGCCAGACCTCGGCCGGCGTCTCCTGCGAGACGACAGCCGCCAAGGTCAACACCTACGTCTCGAATCTGGGCTGGCCCAATCTGGCTGGCGGAGCCATGGTCGTCGACACAACCTACCCGAACGGCACCGACGCCGTCGGCAACCCTGTCCAAACGAAAGTGACCTATACCTTTCGCATCACCATGCACTTCGTGCCCACCAACAACATCTCGCTCTCAAGCACCTCGGTGATGTACATCCTGCAGTAG
- a CDS encoding TadE/TadG family type IV pilus assembly protein, with the protein MSSRTDPPQITQRNSHPARLLRNESGNALVELVVLVAILGVPLLLGTAEIGLMVYDSIEISNAARVGTAYAMQSSTFASNTSGIVTAAQADASDFGTRLAVTPLVYYACSNNITGTQYTGTNAQANATSACAGGTNHPIQFVQVTTSITITPPIHCPGLPTSFPITSSSVAEVEQ; encoded by the coding sequence ATGAGCTCTCGGACCGATCCACCTCAGATCACCCAAAGGAACTCCCACCCGGCCCGGCTCCTCCGGAACGAAAGCGGCAATGCCCTCGTTGAACTGGTGGTCCTCGTTGCCATCCTTGGGGTCCCACTCTTGCTCGGCACTGCCGAGATCGGACTCATGGTCTACGACTCCATCGAGATCTCAAACGCGGCCCGTGTCGGCACGGCCTACGCCATGCAAAGCTCCACCTTCGCTTCCAACACATCGGGCATTGTCACGGCCGCGCAAGCGGATGCCTCCGACTTCGGCACCCGCCTTGCCGTGACCCCTCTTGTGTATTACGCCTGTTCCAACAACATCACCGGAACCCAATACACCGGCACAAACGCGCAGGCGAACGCCACGTCAGCCTGCGCCGGTGGTACCAATCACCCCATCCAGTTCGTCCAGGTCACGACCAGCATCACGATCACGCCACCCATTCACTGCCCAGGTCTCCCGACTTCGTTTCCCATCACCAGCTCCTCGGTCGCGGAGGTGGAGCAATGA
- the ispG gene encoding flavodoxin-dependent (E)-4-hydroxy-3-methylbut-2-enyl-diphosphate synthase translates to MPPIHRRQTPTVNIGGILTGSSAPVVVQSMTNTDTADIESSIQQIAALARAGSELVRVTVNNDDAAKAVPYIVEGIQKKGWNTPIIGDFHYNGHQLLTKYPATAEALAKYRINPGNCSIGRKDDDNFRTMVEVAVKHQKPVRIGVNWGSLDQALLTKMMDDNSKLSDPLPARDVMMEAMVVSALDNAAAAERYGLRRDQIILSAKVSGVRDLVDVYTELARRTDHALHLGLTEAGMGMKGIVASTAGLSPLLLAGIGDTIRVSLTPTPGGDRSEEVRCGQQILQSLGIRSFMPQVTSCPGCGRTTSTYFQELAERIQSYLVASMPEWKQQYPGVEELKLAVMGCIVNGPGESKHANIGISLPGTFEEPKAPVYVDGKLFTTLKGDRIVEEFQVILDEYVQKRYGHAPHILQAETLIEA, encoded by the coding sequence ATGCCGCCTATTCACCGCAGACAAACACCAACAGTCAACATAGGCGGCATCCTCACCGGCTCCTCCGCTCCCGTCGTCGTCCAGTCGATGACCAACACCGACACCGCCGACATCGAGTCCTCTATCCAGCAGATCGCCGCGCTCGCGCGCGCTGGCTCCGAGCTTGTCCGAGTCACGGTGAACAACGATGACGCGGCGAAGGCTGTCCCGTACATCGTCGAAGGCATCCAGAAAAAGGGTTGGAACACTCCCATCATCGGCGACTTCCACTACAACGGCCACCAGCTTCTCACCAAATACCCAGCCACCGCCGAAGCACTCGCCAAGTACCGCATCAACCCGGGCAATTGCTCCATCGGCCGCAAGGACGACGACAACTTCCGCACCATGGTCGAAGTCGCGGTCAAGCACCAGAAGCCTGTCCGCATCGGCGTCAACTGGGGCTCGCTCGATCAGGCCCTCCTTACCAAGATGATGGACGACAACTCCAAGCTCTCTGACCCGCTGCCCGCCCGCGACGTCATGATGGAAGCCATGGTCGTCTCCGCCCTCGACAACGCGGCCGCCGCCGAGCGCTACGGCCTTCGCCGCGACCAGATCATCCTCTCCGCCAAGGTTTCGGGCGTTCGCGACCTGGTCGACGTCTACACCGAGCTTGCCCGCCGCACCGACCACGCCCTGCACCTTGGCCTGACCGAAGCCGGTATGGGCATGAAGGGAATCGTCGCCAGCACCGCCGGTCTCTCCCCGCTCCTGCTCGCCGGCATCGGCGACACCATCCGCGTCAGCCTCACTCCCACCCCCGGCGGCGACCGCTCCGAAGAAGTCCGTTGCGGCCAGCAGATCCTACAGTCCCTCGGCATCCGCAGCTTCATGCCCCAGGTCACAAGCTGCCCCGGCTGTGGCCGCACCACCTCCACATATTTTCAAGAGTTGGCGGAGCGTATTCAGTCTTACCTCGTCGCCTCTATGCCCGAGTGGAAACAGCAGTACCCTGGCGTCGAAGAGCTCAAGCTCGCCGTCATGGGCTGCATCGTCAACGGCCCCGGCGAATCCAAGCACGCCAATATCGGCATCTCGCTCCCCGGTACCTTCGAAGAACCCAAGGCCCCGGTCTACGTTGATGGAAAGTTGTTCACAACTCTGAAGGGCGACCGCATCGTAGAAGAGTTCCAGGTCATCCTTGACGAGTACGTACAAAAGCGCTACGGTCACGCACCCCACATTCTCCAAGCCGAAACCCTCATCGAAGCCTAA